AGGCGTCGCGGTAGCCGGTCTCGCCCACCACCTTGGCCGCTGCCATCAGGAATTCTTCGCGCGTGCGCGCTGCGCGTTCGGCACGTGCCTGCAGCGAGGCCTCTGACAGTTTGCGCGGCTGGCGCGGCGCGCGCGCCGCGGGCCGCTTCGCGTCCGTTTCGGCGTTCGGGCGTGATCGCGATGTGCTCATGGGTGTCGATCCTAGGGCAGCACCGGCCCGCTGCGGTGGCGCACGCGCATTCGCGTTTCCCCTAGGTGCGCCGCAGCCGGTTCTGCAAATAATGAGTAATGAACCACGGTTCAGTTTATAAACGATGCAGAACCCAAACCCCCTCACCGCCGTCACACCGGCCGCCCAAGACCCGAGCGACCCCGAGGCCTTCCGGGCCGAGGTGCGGGCCTTTTGCGAACGCGAGTTGCCGGCGCGCGTGCGCGCCAAGGTGCAGGCCAACCTGTACCTGGAGAAGCAGGACTACCTCGATTTCCTTCACGCGCTGATTCCGCGTGGCTGGGTCGCGGGGCACTGGCCGCGCGAGTGGGGCGGCCGCGGATGGACGCCGCTGCAGCGCTTCATCTTCGAAGAGGAGAGCACGGCCTGCGGCGCTCCCTGGCTGATTCCTTTCGGCGTGAGCTACGTGGGGCCGGTCATCTTCACCTTCGGTTCGGCGTGGCAGAAGGCGCGCTTCCTGCCCCCCATCCTGTCGAGCACCGAGTGGTGGGCCCAGGGTTACAGCGAGCCCGGTGCGGGCAGCGACCTGGCCGCGCTCAAGACGCGTGCGGTGCGCGACGGCGACCACTACGTGGTCACGGGCCAGAAGATCTGGACCAGCTACGTGCAGTGGGCCGACTGGATCTTCTGCCTGGTGCGCACCAGCGAAGGCACGCGCCGCCAGCAGGGCATCTCCTTTCTGCTGATCGACATGAAAACGCCCGGCATCACCGTGCGGCCCATCCGCACCATGGACGGCTGCCACCACGTGAACGAGGTGTTCTTCGACGGTGTGCGCGTGCCGGTGCAGAACCTGGTGGGCGAAGAAGGGCAGGGCTGGACCTGCGCCAAGTTCCTGCTCAACAACGAGCGCGTGATCGCCGCCGAGACCGGCCGCTCGATGCGCCAGCTCGCCCACCTGCAGGCGCTGGTGGACGCCGAGCCCGCGCGGCCGGACGCCGGCGCGTTCCGCGAGCGCATTGCGCAACTGCGGCTCAAGCTGCACGCGCTGCGTGCCTACTGCCTGCAGGCCGCGCGCCACATGGATCCGACCCAGCCCGCGGGCGCCGACGCCTCGCTCATGAAGATCCGCGGCTCCGAGCTGCAGCAGTCGATCGCCGAAGCCACGATCGACTGGCTCGGCCCTAACGCCGCGGTGTACGACCCCGCGCTGGTGCATGGCGACACGCCGCGCAGCGCGGTGGGCCCGCTGGCAGGGCCGGGCCTGGTGCGCGAGTACCTGCACGGCCGCGCCGCCACCATCTACGGCGGCTCCAACGAAATCCAGCGCAACATCATTGCCAAGGCGGAGCTCGGACTGTGAAGCGCGATTCTTTCGTCGACGAGATCGACGCCGCCCTGGGCGACGCCGCGCTGCGCTACCGGCGCGAGCGCTACGCCTTCGAACAACGCCAGCGCATGGACGCCGCATCGCGCCGCTTCGACGCCGGGGCGTGGGCGCAGATGGCCGAGATGGGCTGGCTCAGCGTGGCCAGCGACGAGGCCGACGGCGGCCTGGGCCGACGCATCGGCTCGATCGCGTTGCTCGCGCGGCACACGGGCGCGGCCGGCATCAACGAGCCCTTGCTGTCGACCTGGATCGCGGCCGAGGTGCTGCGTGCGCACGGCAGCGGCGCGCAGCGCGCGCGCTGGCTTGAACCCCTGATGGCGGGCGGTCTGCGCGTGGCCTGCGCTTTCGGCGCCGACGCGAGCGCCGAGGACGGCGTCCTCACGGGCCGCTGCGAGGTGGTGCCCGACGCCGACATCGCCGACCTGCTGCTGCTGCAGGTGCAGGGCCGCTGGCATGCCGTGCGCGCTGGCGCCGCAGGCCTGCAGCGCGAGGCCTGTCCCTTGCTCGACGGCCGCGGTGCGGCCACGCTGCAGTTGCAGGCCTGCGCGGCCGAAGCCCTGCCCGTTCAGGCCCCCGACACGCCAGCGCAACTCGCGGGTCTGGCCGCGGCGGCCGATGCGCTGGGCGCGATGGAACTCGCCTTCGAACTCACCCTCGGGTACGTGAAGACGCGCGAACAGTTCGGCGCCCCCATCGGCCAGCACCAGGTGGTGATGCACCGCACGGTCGACATGTACCTGCGGCTCATGGAGTCGCAGGCCGTGCTCGCGCAGGCGGTCGAGGCGCTGGCCTCCGGCGAGCCCGCGCGCGCGGCCGAGGTGCACGCGGCAAAGGCCTTCATCCCGCCGCAGGGCCGCCTGCTCGCCCAGGAGGCGGTGCAACTGCACGGCGGCATCGGCATCACCGAGGAATACGCGGTGAGCCACTGCCTGCGCCGTGTGCTGGTGGACGAGCAGCTGTTCGGCCGCAGTGCCGAGCACCTGCAGCGTTTTGCCCAACCCCTGTCCGAGACGAGGTAAACCCATGCGATTCGACGACTACCAGTGCCTGCGCTTCTCGCGCCAGGGCCGCGTGCTCACCGTCGCGCTGAACCGGCCCGAGCAGCGCAACGCGGTCAATGGCCGCCTGCACAGCGAGCTCGCGCGTGTGTTCACCGATCTGCAGAACGACCCCGACTCCGACGTGATCGTGCTCACCGGCGAGGGCGCGGCCTTCTGCGCGGGCGGCGACATCGAGTGGATGCAGTCGCACGTGGACGACCCGAGCGCCTTCGAGCGCATGGCGCGCGAGGGCAAGGACATCGTCTTCACCCAGCTCGACCTGGAGAAGCCGCTGATCTGCAAGCTCAACGGCCACGCCACCGGCCTGGGCGCGAGCCTGGCGCTGCTCAGCGACATCGTGCTGGCTTCGGCCGACGCGAAGATCGGCGATCCGCACGTGAGCGTGGGCCTGGTGGCCGGCGACGGCGGCGCGCTGATCTGGCCGCAGGTGGTGGGCTATGCGCGGGCGCGCAAGTACCTGTTCACCGGCGATCTGCTGAGCGCGCAGGAGGCCGAGCGCATCGGCCTGGTCACCGAGGTGCACCCGCGCGACGCGCTCGACGCCGCCACCGACGCGCTCGCGCAGCGCATTGCCGCGGGCGCGACCATCGCCATCCGCTACACCAAGATCACCACCAACCTGCCGCTCAAGGCGCTGTTCCACGCGCACTTCGACGCCGGCCTGGCCTACGAATGCCTCTCCAACCGCAGCGCCGACCATGCCGAGGCGGTGCGGGCCTTCCGCGACCGGCGAAAGCCGGCCTTCACCGGCCGTTGAACCGGCCTGCCTTCTCCCCCCAACACCCATCCCAGGAGACAGACCATGCGCAACCCCAACCGCAGGCACGTGCTGCAACTCGGCGCCGCCGGCGCCACGGCCCTGAGCTTTCCGCACCTGGCGCTCGCGCAGTCCGGGCCGCTGCGCATCGGCCTGATCACGCCGCTGTCGGGTCCGCAGGAGTTCATCGGCACCTACGTGAAGAACGGCGCCGAGATCGCGGTGGACCAGATCAACAAGGCCGGCGGCATCCTGGGCCGCCAGGTTGCGCTCGAGATCCGCGACGACAAGGCCAACCCCGCGGCTGCGCTGGCCGCGGCGCGCGAGCTGCTGGGCATGGGCATCAACCTGCACGTGGGCGGCATCTCGAGCGCGGTGGTGCTGGCGCTCGCACCCGTGATGGCGCAGGAGAAGGGCGTGCACCTGACCTGCGGCGCGGGCACCGAGAAGATGAACCACGAGGCCTATTCGGAGAACATGTTCCGCCCCGGCGACAGCCCCGACGCGCGCGGCCGCGCGCAGGCGCGCCTGATGGCCGAGAAGTACCCCGACGTGACGCGCTGGACCGGCCTGATCCCCGACCACGAATACGGCCGCACCATGTGGGGCATCTTCGTCGACGGCCTGCTCGAGTTCTACCCGGCGATCGCGAAGAAAAAGCCCGAGATCCTCGACCCCATCCTCATGCCCTACGGCGTGTCCGACTACCGCAACGGCATCACCGCGGCGCTGCGCGTGCAGGCCGAGGGCTGCTTCAACGCCACCTACGGCGGCGACGCCATCACCATGTTCCAGCAGGCGCGCGGCTTCGGCCTGATGCAGCGCTACAAGGTGGTGTGCGACGCGGCCAACGAATTCCTGGTGGCGCGCGGCATGAAGCAGCAACTGCCGCCCCAATGGACCGGCATGCACTACTACGCCGCCGCCAACAAGGGCAACGCCATGAGCGACCGCTTCGTGGCCGACTACACCGCCAAGACGCGCGACCCCGAGCCGCTGGGCTGGGCGGCCGAGGCCCACGCGGCGATCTATGCGCTGGCCCGCGCGGCCGAGAAGGGCAAGTCCACCGAAACGCGCTCGGTCATCGCCAGCCTCAAGGGCCTCACCTGGGACACCGTGACCGGCCCGCGCACCATGCGCGCCGAAGACAACCAGGCCGTCAAGGACGTGGAGCTGGTGTTCATCGAACCCGCGAGCACCGACAAGGGCTACCAGGTGGGGCAGTACATCAAGGTCGACGGCAAGTCGGTGATCCTGCCGCCGTCGCCGGGCCAGAAGCTCAAGCTGCGCACCGCCTGAGCGCGCGATGGCCGCCGACCTCCTGACCCTGCTGGTCAACAGCCTCACCTGGGCCATGGCCACCTTCCTGGTGGCCGCGGGCCTCACCCTGGTGTTCGGCACCCTGCACATCCTGAACTTCTCGCACGGCGGCTTCTTCATGATCGGCGCCTACGCGGCCTACTCGATCGCGCAGTGGCTGGGCGCGAGCGATTCCACCGCGGTCTACCTCGTGGGCACGCTGGCCGCGGGCCTGCTGGTGGCGCTGCTCGGGCTGCTGGTCGACCGGCTGGTGCTGCGCCGCCTCGCGGGCGTGGAGGATGCCTACATCCTGATCGCCACCTACGCGCTGCTGCTGGTGTGCGAAGGCGCGACCAAGCTCGTGTGGGGCCTCAAGTACCACAGCGTGATGCCGCCGCAGGCGCTCGACGGCGCCTGGGTGCTGGGCAACGCCGTGGTGCCGCGCATGTCGCTGTTCATCATCGCGGCCGGCGTGCTGAGCTTCATCGCGCTCGAGGTCTTCCTCAACCGCACGCGCGCGGGCCGGCTGGTGAAGGCCATCGCGGTCGACCCGTGGATGGCGCGGCTCATGGGCATCAACGTGCGGCGCGTCTACACCGCCACGGTGGCGCTGGGCTTCGGCCTGGCGGGTCTGGCGGGCGGCACGCTGCTGGCCAACCAGGCGCTGTCGCCCTCGCTCGCGAGCGGCTTCGTGATCTACGCCTTCGGCGTGATCATCGTCGGCGGCATGGGCAGCATCGCGGGGGCCTTCGTGGGCTCGATCCTGCTGGGCCTCATCGACGCCGCGGGCCAGTGGGTGCTGCCGGGCCTGCCGGGTCTGCCGTTCTTCGCCGCCATGACGCTGATCCTGCTGCTGCGCCCGCAAGGGCTGATGGGGAAGAAGACATGACCGCTTTTGTCGGCGCCGGGCTGCGGCGCGACCTGCTCGTGCTGCTTGCGCTGGTGGTGCTGGGCTGCCTGCTGCCGCAGGTGCTCAACCGCGGCCTGGTGTTCATCGCGGGCCTGGTGTGGATCAACGCCGTGTTCGGCCTGAGCTTCAACCTGCTGTTCGGCCTGTCGGGCGTGCTGAGCTTCGGCCAGGCCATGTTCTTCGCGGGCGGGGCCTATGGCGCGGCGGTGCTCACGCAGTCGCTGGGCCTGCCGTTCCTGCTGGCCTGGCCGCTCGCGGGCCTGGTGGGCGCGCTGCTGGCGGCCGCGGTGGGCGGCGTGGCGCTGCGCCGCACCGAGGGCGTGTACTTCGCCATCCTCACGCTGTCGTTCGCCGAACTGCTGCACCTGCTCGTGATCAACACCGGCTTCCTGGGCCGCAACGACGGCCTGAGCGGCCTCGCGCGGCCCCTGATCGAACTGGGCGCGCTGCGGCTCGACTTCAGCGCGGGCGACCGCTTCTACTACTTCATCGTGTTCGCCTGCGCGCTGCTGATCGCATTGGTGCGCTGGGTGATCGCCACGCCTTTCGGCCGCGCCCTGCAGGCCGTGAAGCAGGAGCCCGAGCGCGCCGAGTTCCTCGGCATTCCGGTGCGCCGGCACCGCTGGAGCGTGTTCGTGTTCGCGGGCTTCACCACCGCCATGGCCGGCGCGCTGGTGGCGCCGTGGGCCCAGATCGTCACGCCCGAGCTCGCGCACTGGTCGAATTCCACCAACCCCATCCTCTACACCCTGCTGGGCGGCAGCGCCTACTTCTGGGGTCCGGTGCTGGGCGCGGTGCTGCTGTCGGCGGTGTTCTACGTCACGCGCACGCTGGTGGGCATCTCCGACCTCGTGACGGGCCTGCTGCTGCTGTCGGTGGTGCTCGCGCTGCCCGGCGGCGTGCTGGGGCTGCTGGCGCGCTGGGTGCGGCCCGCGCCGCGCGCGGACCGGCCCGCGGCCGGCGCCCAGGTGGGGGCCGGCCGATGAGCGCGCTGCTGAACGCCCGCGGCCTGTTCAAGGCTTACGGCAAGATCCCGGTGCTGCGTCAGGTCGACATCGCCATCGCGCCCGAAGAAGGCCATGTGGTGATCGGCCCCAACGGCGCGGGCAAGACCACGCTGTTCAAGGTGCTCACGGGCGAGGTGATCGCCGATGCAGGGCAGATCGTGTTCCGCGGCGACGACATCACCCGGCTGCCCGCACACGCGCGCGTGCACCGCGGCTTCGGGCGCACCTTCCAGGTGGCGCGCGTGTTCGGCAAGCTCACCGTGCGCGACAACCTGCAGCTCGCCTGCGAGGCGCGCCAGCGCCGCGCCAACCCGCTCGCCGGCCTGTCGGCCGCGCAGGCGCGCACCATCGCCGCGCAACTCGACGCGCTGCTGCTCGAAACCGCCCTGGAACGCCAGGCCGACGCGATCGCGGGCGCGCTCGCCTACGGCGACCGCAAGCGGCTCGAGCTGGCCATGGTGCTGGCGCTGGACCCGGCCATCCTGTTCCTCGACGAGCCCACGGCGGGCATGTCGGCCGCGGAGCGCCAGGCCACGGTGCAGCTGTTGCAGCGCGTGCGCCGCGAGCGCCGGCTCGCGCTGCTGCTCACCGAGCACGACATGGACGTGGTCTTCGGCCTGGCCGACCGCATTTCGGTGCTGCACCATGGCGAGCTCATCGCCTCGGGCACGCCGCAACAGATCCGCGACAACCCGCGCGTGCGCGAGGTCTACCTGGGCGACGAGGCCGCACATGCTTGAGATCCGCCACCTGAACGCGCGTTATGGCGACAGCCGCGTGCTGTTCGACCTGAACCTGCGCGTGCCCAAGGGCGCCGGCGTGGCGCTGCTCGGGCGCAACGGCGCGGGCAAGTCCACGCTCATGAAGGCCTTGCTCGACGCCGGGCCCGCGAGCGAGGGCGAGATGGCGCTCGACGGCCGTGCGCTCGCGGGCCTTGGCACCGAGCAGCGCGCGCGCCTGGGCCTCACGCTGGTGCCCGAAGACCGCCGCATCTTCAGCAACCTCACGGTGCGGCAGAACCTCGAGCTCGCGCACCATGCGCTGCCGCGCGGCCGTGCGCCCACCCCGGTCGACGAGATGGGCCGGCTGTTTCCGCTGCTGCCGCCGCTGCTCGACCGCCTGGGCTACCAGCTCTCGGGCGGGCAGCAGCAGCTCGTGGCGGTGGTGCGCGGCCTCATGGCCGGGCCCGCGCTGCTGTTGCTCGACGAACCCGCCGAAGGGCTCGCGCCCAAGCTCGCGATGGACCTCGCGCACGAAGTGCGCCGCGCGCGCGAGACACTCGGCCTGTCGCTGCTGGTGGCCGAGCAGAACGTGGCCTACGCGCGCCAGTGCACCGAATACGTCTACCTGCTCGACAGTGGCAGGCTGGTGTTCGAAGGCGACTGGGCTGCGTTCGACGCCCAGCCCGATCTCAAGACCCGATACCTCGCCGTATGACCCAGGCCCACCCCATGTCCGCGCCGCGGCTGCAGCCGCGCATCGATCCCGAACAGGCCCGCCGCTGGAAAGCCAGCGGCGCCTGGGAAGACCTCACGCTGGCCGATCGCGCGCAGGCGCTCGCGCAGCAGGCGCCCACCCACGTCACCCACCGGGAGGCGGGCGTGTCGCTCACCGCGGAGCAGGCCTGGGCGCGCTCGGGCCGGCTGGTGGCCGCGCTGGCCGCGCAAGGCTTCGTGGCGGGCGACGTGATCGCCTTCCAGACCCCGAACTGGCTCGAGGCCGTGCTCATCAACCTCGCGGCCGCGCGGCTCGGCCTGGTGGTGTGCCCCATCGTGCCCATCTACCGCGAGCGCGAGGTCGAGCTGATCCTGGCCGACTGCGGCGCCAAGGGCATCTTCGTGCCCGAGCGCTTCCGCGGCTTCGACCACCTGGCCATGGTGCAGGGCCTGCGCGCGCGCCTGCCCGCGCTGCGCCACGTGTGGAGCGTGCGCGGCGAAACGCCCACGCCCGGCGTGACCGACCTGCGCGCGCTGCTCGAGAGCGATGCGCCGCTGCCCGCGCTGCCGCGCACCGATCCCGACGCCGTCAAGCTCATCCTCTACACCTCGGGCACCACGGGCCGGCCCAAGGCCGTGCTGCACAGCCACAACAGCCTGGCGCGCAGCATGCGTCGCGCCGCGCAGCACTGGGGCCTGCGCCCTGGCGACACCACGCTCATGCCCTCGCCGATCACGCACGTCACGGGTTACACCTACGGCCTGGAGCTGCCGTTCCACGACCGCGTGCGCGCCGTGCTCATGGACAAGTGGGACGCCGCCGCCGCGGCCGACCTGATCGAGGCCGAGCAGGTGGTCTTCACGCTGTGCGCCACACCCTTCCTGCAGGAACTGCTCGACCTGGCGGAGCGCGAGCAGCGCCCGCTGCCCAGCCTGCGCACCTTCCCCTGCGGCGGCGCGGCCGTGCCGCCCGAGCTCATCCACCGCGTGGCGCGCGTGTTCGCGAACTGCCGCTCGTTCCGCGTCTACGGCAGCAGCGAAGCGCCCGTGATCACGCTGGGCTATGTGCTGCCGGGCCAGGAGCGGCTGGCCGCCGAGACCGACGGCGAGGTGATCGACTACGAGGTCAAGCTCGTGGACCCGAACGGCGACGAGGTCGGCCCCGGCCAGGAAGGCGAAATCTGCGCGCGCGGCCCGGGCCTGTTCCTGGGCTACGCCAATCCTGAAGACACGGCGCAGGTGTTCGACGCGCAGGGTTACTTCCACACCGGCGACGTCGGCTACCGCACGCCCGAGGGCGCGATCGTGTTCACCGGCCGCATCAAGGACCTCATCAACCGCGGCGGCGAGAAGATCAGCGCCAAGGAGGTCGAAGACCTGCTGCACCAGCACCCGGGCGTGCTGCAGGCCGCGGTGGTGGCCATGCCGCACCCGCGCCTGGGTGAAACCGTGTGCGCCTACCTGGTCGCGGCGCCCGGGGCCGACGTGTCGATCGAGGCCGTGTCGCGCACGCTCGCGGCCGCGGGTGTGGCCCGGCAGAAGATGCCCGAGAAGCTGGTGGTGGTCGATGCGTTTCCCACCACGGCGTCGGGCAAGGTCAAGAAAGACCTGCTGCGCGCCGACGTGCGCGAGCGGCTCGCGCAGGCGGCGCCCGCGGCGCGCCCGTGAAGCCCCGGCGCGCGGTGCGCACGCCCGGCATCACGGGCGTGTCGTTCCCTTAACGCACCTTTTGCACATCGAGCGGCAGCACGCGCCCGGCCCCGTCGCCCCAGCGGCTGCGCACGAAGCTCGCGACCGCGGCGATGTCGGCGTCGCTCAGGTCCTGGCCGAAGGGCGGCATGCCGAAGGGGCGCGGGTTGCCCGCGGTGCTGGGCGTGAAGCCGCCGCTCACGATCAGGCGCAGCAGGTTGGTCGGGTCCTGCAAGGCGACGCTGCGGTTGCCCGCGAGCGGCAGGTACAGGCCCTCGTAGCCTTCGCCTTGCGCGCCATGGCATTGCGCGCAATGTTGTTCGTAGAGGCCGGCGCCGCGTTCGAGCACCTGGGCCGTGGCCGGCTCGCCGCGCTCGCGGCGCACCGGCTGCTCGGGCAGGGCGCGCAGGAAGGTCGCCATGGCGCGCAGGTCGCTCTCGTCCAGGTGACGGGTGCTGCCGGCCACCACCTCGGCCATGGGGCCCAGCGTGGCGCCGTGCGCGCTGCGGCCGTCGCGCAGCAGCTGCACGGCCTCGTCCTCGCTCCAGCGCTGCAGCCCGGCCTCGTCGGCCGCGGCCAGCGAGGGCGCGTACCACTTCTGCAGCGGGATCAGACCGCCGCTCAGGTCGGGCGAGGCGGCGGTGGCGCCGAAGGCGTTGCGCGGCGCATGGCAGGCCTGGCAGTGGCCCAGGCCCTGCACCAGGTAGGCGCCGCGGTTCCACTCGGCGCTGCGCGAGGCGTCGGCCTCGAACGTGCCGGGCGTGAAGAACAGCGCGCGCCAGACCTTGAGCGCGGCCTGCGTGCGGTAGGGCCAGCGCAGGTCGTGCGGCCGGTTGGCCTGCGCCACGGGCGGCAGGCTTTGCAGGTAGGCGAACAGCGCGTCGGCGTCTTCGCGGCGCACGCGGGTGTATTCGGTGTAGGGGAACGCGGGGTAGAGCAGGCGGCCGTCGCGCGACTGGCCGTGGTGCAGCGCGCGCCAGAAGTCGTCGGCGCTCCAGCGGCCGATGCCGGTGTCGGCGTCGGGTGTGAGGTTGCCCGCGTACACGGTGCCGAAGGGCGTGGCCAGGCCTTTGCCGCCCGCGTAGTCGGCGCCGCCGCGCTCGGTGTGGCAGGCCGCGCAGTTGCCCGCGCGCGCCAGGTAGGCGCCGCGCTGCACGAGCGCGGCCGGGGCGGGCACGGCCAATGCGGGCGCGGCGGGCGCCACGGCCACGGGCGCCGTGGGCCAGAGCAGCCAGGCCGCGGTGGCGGCGGCCAGCAGCGCCGCGCCGGCCAGGGGGAGGGCGATGGTGCGTTTCACCGTTCACCGCTCCCGCAGGCCATGGGCCGCTTCGCGGGCAGGCTGCCCGCGGGCGCCGGGCCCTGTGTGACCGGTTGCGACGACAGCCACACCGCCATCGCGCTCACGTCTTCGGGCGTGAGGCGGCGCGCGATCTCGCCCATGCAGTCGGGCGCCGTGGCCTGGCGCAGGCCGGTGCGCCAGGCGCCGAACTGCGCCAGCAGGTAGTCGCGCGGCAGGCCCAGCAGGCCCGGCATGGACGGCTGCACGCCCGTCATGGCCGCGCCGTGGCAGCTCGCGCAGGCCGGAATGCCGAGCGCCGGGTCGCCATGACGAACCAGTTGCTCGCCGCGCTGCAGCTGCGCGGCCGGCGCGCCCGTGGTCTGCGGCGGCGGGTAGGGCAGGTCGAGCGCGGCGAAATGCTCGGCGATCTCGCGCAGATAGGCCTCGCTCATATGATCGACGAGGTAGCTCATGGTCGCGTTCTTGCGCCGGCCGTCCCGGAAATGGATCAACTGGTTGTAGAGGTAGCCCGCGGGCTTGCCGGCGATGCGCGGAAAGTAGCCCTGGTTGGTGGCCCGGCCGTCCTGGCCATGGCAGACCGTGCAGGCCTGCATGCGCTGGGCCATGGTGTCCTGCGGCGGCGCGGGCGGTGCGGCCTGCGCGGCGCTGCCCAGGCACAGGGCGGCGGCGAACGCCGCCAGGCGGGTCCGGCCGCGCCGCGCGCGCGTGGTGAGGTGGAAGGTCTTTTTCACGGCCCTCACTGTGCGCCCGATCGGGCCCGGCCGGTAGGTGCAGATCGCGCCAGGTCGACCGTATCAGCGGCTTGAGATGGCCACCAAGTACGAAACCCTGGCGCAGTCTTTCGCGGCCCTGATCGAGCAGGGCACGCTGCGCGCCGGCGACCGGCTGCCCTCCGTGCGCGATGTGGTGGCCACGCGCGGCCTGAGCCCGTCCACCGTGTTCGAGGCCTACTACCTGCTCGAGGCGCGCGGCCTGGTGAGCGCGCGGCCGCGCTCGGGCTATTTCGTGAACGCGCGGCCCGAGCGGCGCGAAGAGCCGCAGGCCATGCACCCCACCGCGGGCCAGCAGGCGGTGGCGATCAACGACGTGGTGATGGCCGTGCTCGGCACGGTGCGCGACCGCCGCGTGGTGCCGCTGGGCTCGGCCTTCCCCGACCCCGCGCTGTTCCCGCTCGAGCGGCTGGCGCGCGGCATGGGCACGGCCATGCGCCGGCTCGACCCGTCGCAACTGCTCGAGAACCTCGCGCCCGGCAACCCCGACCTGCGCCACCAGATCGCGCTGCGCGGCCTGGCGCAGGGCGTGCCCTCGTCGGTGGACGAGATCGTGATCACCAGCGGTGCGATGGAGGCCTTGTCCTTGTCGCTGCAGGCGGTGACCCGGCCGGGCGACGTGGTGGCCATCGAGTCGCCCGCGTTCTACGGCTGCCTGCAGGTGCTCG
This is a stretch of genomic DNA from Hydrogenophaga crocea. It encodes these proteins:
- a CDS encoding AMP-binding protein; the encoded protein is MSAPRLQPRIDPEQARRWKASGAWEDLTLADRAQALAQQAPTHVTHREAGVSLTAEQAWARSGRLVAALAAQGFVAGDVIAFQTPNWLEAVLINLAAARLGLVVCPIVPIYREREVELILADCGAKGIFVPERFRGFDHLAMVQGLRARLPALRHVWSVRGETPTPGVTDLRALLESDAPLPALPRTDPDAVKLILYTSGTTGRPKAVLHSHNSLARSMRRAAQHWGLRPGDTTLMPSPITHVTGYTYGLELPFHDRVRAVLMDKWDAAAAADLIEAEQVVFTLCATPFLQELLDLAEREQRPLPSLRTFPCGGAAVPPELIHRVARVFANCRSFRVYGSSEAPVITLGYVLPGQERLAAETDGEVIDYEVKLVDPNGDEVGPGQEGEICARGPGLFLGYANPEDTAQVFDAQGYFHTGDVGYRTPEGAIVFTGRIKDLINRGGEKISAKEVEDLLHQHPGVLQAAVVAMPHPRLGETVCAYLVAAPGADVSIEAVSRTLAAAGVARQKMPEKLVVVDAFPTTASGKVKKDLLRADVRERLAQAAPAARP
- a CDS encoding c-type cytochrome — translated: MKRTIALPLAGAALLAAATAAWLLWPTAPVAVAPAAPALAVPAPAALVQRGAYLARAGNCAACHTERGGADYAGGKGLATPFGTVYAGNLTPDADTGIGRWSADDFWRALHHGQSRDGRLLYPAFPYTEYTRVRREDADALFAYLQSLPPVAQANRPHDLRWPYRTQAALKVWRALFFTPGTFEADASRSAEWNRGAYLVQGLGHCQACHAPRNAFGATAASPDLSGGLIPLQKWYAPSLAAADEAGLQRWSEDEAVQLLRDGRSAHGATLGPMAEVVAGSTRHLDESDLRAMATFLRALPEQPVRRERGEPATAQVLERGAGLYEQHCAQCHGAQGEGYEGLYLPLAGNRSVALQDPTNLLRLIVSGGFTPSTAGNPRPFGMPPFGQDLSDADIAAVASFVRSRWGDGAGRVLPLDVQKVR
- a CDS encoding c-type cytochrome; translated protein: MKKTFHLTTRARRGRTRLAAFAAALCLGSAAQAAPPAPPQDTMAQRMQACTVCHGQDGRATNQGYFPRIAGKPAGYLYNQLIHFRDGRRKNATMSYLVDHMSEAYLREIAEHFAALDLPYPPPQTTGAPAAQLQRGEQLVRHGDPALGIPACASCHGAAMTGVQPSMPGLLGLPRDYLLAQFGAWRTGLRQATAPDCMGEIARRLTPEDVSAMAVWLSSQPVTQGPAPAGSLPAKRPMACGSGER